The Nomia melanderi isolate GNS246 chromosome 4, iyNomMela1, whole genome shotgun sequence genome segment tatctaatagatattataatgaaatctctaataaaaatgttttaacgtGTTTTTATAGATTAAAGGAACGAGAAAAAGCAAGGCAGAAACGGGCATATGCTCGTGCAAATAATATAAGTCTTGGACCATCTAGGAAGGCCTTAAAAAAAAGTACCATGGCTGACAGTAGTTGTAAAATTGAAGTGTCTATTGACATGTCTTTTGATGATTTAATGATTGATAAAGATATTGCAAAGTTAACAAAGCAGATACTAAGATGTTATACATTGAATAGAAGAGCTCTTGCACCAATGCAGTTTTCTGTTACTGGCTTCAATGGTACGTCAAGAACACATATGCAAAAACATAATGGGTATCAACATTGGGATGTAAGTAATATATGTTTCAgtttattaaaagattaaagCACTTAGGACATTTAGTGgcttaaatattattctgtagGTAAAATTTTATGTAGAAACTTATTTGGATATTTATCCGAAAGAGAAGATTATATATCTAACTAGTGAATCAGAAAATGTGATCAATCATCTAGAACATGATTGTGTGTATGTTATAGGTGGTCTTGTTGATCATAATAGTCATAAGGTAAGCTAGCTTGTTTGATTTGTATAAATTctcttatataatatttatgtttttaggGTTTATGTCACAAGGTAGCAAAACAGGCCGGCGTAAGGCATGGAAGACTTCCTTTAGACAAATTTTTAGAGATGAAGGCTAGAAAGGTTTTAACCGTTGATCATGGTAAGTGtgataatacatatatatatattagcaaatataatatttagatttttccagtatttgaaattttgctTCGAGTTAGTGAAGGTGAAACATGGCAAGAAGCATTTTTACAAGTATTACCAGAAAGGAAAAACGCTCAACCTATTTTATCCTCAAAAGAAAGCGAAAGTGCATTAAACATTtgtgaaaaagaaacaaatggtATGGtctagataaaataaaatattattaagccaaaaatataaataatatatgtgtataataaaATCTTGTTATAGATGAAACAACTGAACATATTAGTATTTTAGAAAAAGACAAAAACACATTGGATAttcataaagaagaaaatattttctacgtaAATAGTACAGTAGAAACAAATACGGAAGCTATTGATAATAATACAAGTAATTcatgtacataataaaattaaaatacaaagataaataaattaaattaaatattgcattGTACATAAATATGGTTTGTGCTTCAAATCGAATTAACCTGTGTTAGTACGGCGTAGTATAAATTTTtagtttcgtaattttttatcgttattatcgCATTGTGTGTATTTGTTATCACAGtacatttcgaaatttttctggaaataaaaagtatataaatgcaaaaaatacattcacaataaatttcttcttttatataaattaaatattatgtatacataaGTGTAAGAGGGATCTCAAAAtgcataatagaattttataataaattaagaagtCTGTTTTATTTAGGATAATTTACGATAGATTTACTTTAAACATGATATCTCTTATGTAGagtaaaaaatatagaacataaagttttaattgtattttttgaaatatattaattaatttttttcaaattttgcaagaaaatttcaaaactattatttctatatttttatattatttatatacatattccaTTTACACTAATTGTTTCAACATAAAGTAGGACTACAAAAATAGGtttgaaatacataaaattttgtatatattataaaaagtatcctaatgttatatttcatacaatttcatatGATTATCATGACTAGAAAGTTATTACTTCAACATTTTAATACGTATTATGTTACATTTATtctgaaaatatacattttccaatatgtatttaattttttacaattatttttatttttaaaaatcgtaaatcttaatgtttatttttgtactgtactaaaattaaataattacatataaaatcaataaatttttgcaaaatctgggtaaaactgataaaataatattttgaaattaaattcaaatgcaTGTACGTAACagagtaaaattacatttacataagtggtatcatttttaatagtaattgtataacaaaatttttttaatcgattttaaggtaatataaatatcaccAATTTGTTGATATTTAAAGCATGTTTAATCATGAGATCTGGCTAATCAATAaaatagttatttatattttgtttaacacCTACACAGAACTGAAAAAATTAGACCACATATAACTTAATTAGAATGCAAAATCACATCTGAGTATTTATGAATGCCAATATGAAACGTTTTTTCTGGGAGATCAAATTCTCTGTTCATATGTAACTTTTGTAATATCAAAAACAGAACTGATATTACTATATTTTCTATTCGTTTTCTGCTTGTATACTGATATTATAATTCCTAATtccttaattataatttacagataaaaattttctatatgtcatacatatatacaaaatCAGTTTCATCCATAAAGGTCAAAGCGATGTTTAAATTGACAAAAGTTACTTATTTCATCGAtttctcttttttaatttcttattaataattgaacttTTATATACACCAAAAACTTCGTACACATACTACAGGTATAGTTAATTTATAtgtcaacaaaaataaaaattaaaatgataaaatttcttttttgcgTATAATATGTACAACTTTATAAGTATACTTCAACATAAGTATACATTGGTACAAGTAAACTACTGAGAAGCTATCATTTGCACAAAGTCAAAAAATCTCTAATTCtaattatccaaattttacttCAGTCAGAagtctaataaaaaataactgACATTATTTTCCTAAACATAATTTTCTCCAATAATactaatacaaatttgttaacatttattcaataaattgaagCGTATAGctaacaaataaacaaaataattttgattatatCATTAacgaattatatataaaataaggtACTGGTTTGCATTAGTGAGTCTGTCTCTATTAGTGTGCCTTTATGGTCAAACAAAACCATAAAAGAATTGGGGAAAATATTCGAATCCTTTCTTTAAGTTgagttaaattattaattgtacgTGTTCTAAAGAAAATGTGGCATTTTTAAATAACTGaagtataataaacattattttccttATGAAACGTTAAGGAATAAATACTTAACAGAAGTAAatgaattgataattaatattgtttccaCTAGAGGAAgcagtaattatattataaaatacttctgAGAGTGCAGTGAccagaaaaatttataattaaaaaatttgagcAGACTAAATTAGAATCAAAGAATTCATTAAGTAATTCATTAACATGCAAGTTAGTTTAATGGCACATTAATAGGGTCCAGTAccctatatttaaaattatcaacTGCTTTAAGCCTATTTCTGCATAATAATAACTTCACAGTtcacatttttgtaattttcatgCAATGTCTAAGTCATCAACATCCTGActatcaattatttcaaattcgCTACCACTTTCATCACTGTGACTAATTGATTTTCTTGATAGTGGTTCGAGTTCTGCTTCTCCTTCAGAGGATGACCCTTTTTCAAAATGACCATTTTGGAATTTACTACCATCCATCTCCGTTTCTTCAACACTAAGTTCTAATTCCGAAACTTCTACACCATCAGTACTTCCATCTTCATGGGATGGCATTTTCAAACCCATAAGATCAtcatcattaaaaaattctgtaagtgaaaattttttatatttagttaaTCGTTTTAAATCCAAATTCAGTACTATTAagataataatatgaaatagtaAATTATACCATTTTGAGCATCAGACAACACACTCGTTGGTGTCGGAGATTGATCTCCTGATTCTCCTGCCCTTGTAAGAACTTGAAGATTGTCCTCTGTTACTGCTGgtaaaaattcttcaatttcGCTATCCCAttctgttaaaaaatatatatatacattgcaATACATGTTAAATTTTGCGTAACCTTAGCACTTCTCCCATTGTTGCTACAATTATTTACCTTTATGCGATAACATCttatttggtagttttaataataatgcagGTCCAAGCAGAATGCTCATACATATTGTGTACGCAAGAAGTACACCATTTATAGTACGACCAATAATCCATAAACACAAAGAGAGAGAACATACCGCAGtgcaaaactaaaaataattttgaaatttttagatCGAATACAATagtttatgttttttaaatgtattgtatatataCTACATCAACATTAATAGGATTTAAATGATATCTTCTTTAATTTGACACAAAATAAAATGTctaataaatcaatgaaattttaccACTCCTGGTTGATCTTTTctcaattgtttcaaactatAAATTGCTGATTTCACTTTTTTTCCAATCTTCTCAATCTGTTCTATTTTCGCGCATGATCTGCAAAATACATACATTAAATAAGCCATGCttagaacaaaaaaaaatatattatttagaatCCTAATGCTTACATAGTTGTGTTAGGTGCTTTATTCTCTTTTTGAACATGGGCTTCCAAGGTACTATAGCACAGGACTATGACCAGCGCAGCACTGCTGGCTGCAGCAAAGCCACGAACCTCTAACACAATAATACCCCTGAAACACATACataaattgtttttgttattgtttactTTAAAGTATCATTTTTTCTCAACCTATCATTCAAAACATGGACAGCTTTTCGTTACGATAATAATACtcgtaaattatataaataattgaatatttaataaatgcttACTTTCAggcaaaataaatttttttcatcaTTTCAGTCCACGTAGGAACctttcataaaaaaaagattCGTGAACTTTTACACGTCAAACTAGTCGCAcgattatactttttaattattaacacgCACTGCCATCTAGTATAGTACTATGGATCTGGTGGGAAAATACGCTGAGAAGATGCAATTCATGCGACAAAGCAAACAAGAATGTcatgaataaatgaaactgtGGGGAAGGGAACGGGTTTAATAGCGTATCGTATGTACCATACGAAATTTATCAATGACCGCCAGTGAACATGTACGGGCATACGCAAAGCTCTCGTAGCCCCCGAGTATTGATACACAGTGTTATTTACAACTGACATCAAATGCCGAAACATACACGCTTCAACAAACCTTGACCCAGAAGGCGGATAACTCGCAAAGTATTAGGAGACAGCTGCATCGAGTGTCGCGCGATAATTTTCAATgcgtgaaatttttattaatacatgtAGGCACCGTTACCGTTAGAATTATATTTAGCATGAGGAAACATTAGGAATAATCGAACGATAAATTACTGGACGCGAAAGGAGCCGTGTGTCGTCCGCCGTTCAGCGATCAAGTTAAATCTTGGGAATCCCATTTCATTCGAGCAAAGCGAAGCTGCGGTGAACATTGTAGAATAGCATAATAGGAAAATGGTAAATCCTAGTGTGTAATCAAATTTCGAGGATAATGCGAGGATAAAGCTGAAAACGACGCACAGTGCGTTACGGTGGACAGAAGAACTTACCAAAACAGTATGTTGAATACGATGACGACGGAGATACTGTTCACGGAGTTCTCCCAAAGAAGGATACTCTCCAAAATGTTGCAAAGCCGCTTCGAAGCTTCGAAATTACACCCGACATTTTTACATCGTTCAACCTCCACGGTTTTCCCATCATCTTCAGCGATCGGTTCGCTTATGTCGTGAGGTGTCGTGTTTCTCATCCATCGAAAATAACATGCCACTCTCGAGAGCCGTTCCATGACAGTTCCAGGTCGATGTTGACTGCTTTTGTCGTCCTAATTTCCGTTCTCCTTTGGCATGGTACACCCTCGGAAGACTGTGCGGGAGTATTTTTAGCGCGTGACAACGAGTAAGACTTTTGAGAACGAACGAGCAACCGCGGGGGTTTCTTCTGCTTTGCTTCGAAGAACGGAGAACGAAGGGGAAAGGGACGGAGAAtgagggagggagagggagcgagtgagagagagagagagagagcgagggaaagagagagaaaaagagagaaagaaaaaaaagagagagagagagagagagagagagagagagagagagagagagagagagagagagagagagagagagagagagagagatacgtTCGGATagaaaagaggagaaagaacGGAAAGTGAGAGggatataaatgaatatacacGAAAGGACAGGCTAAAACACTGTGGCAACGACTGAGAAAGAACGAACGATTAAAACGTTGCGAAACGGAGAGGGAACGAATTACTGGGGAAGAGAGAGGGAACGATGTGTAGTCACCGAGGAAAAGATAGAGACAGATTATGGTACACCCTTGCGCTATTACACGTTCGCCCTTGTCGATTTCGTGTATACCTTCTTCTGAATCACAggatcctttttttttctccctttttttcgtCGACTACACCAGTCGATGTCCAGCTAACGTCGTGTCTCTTACCGTGCTACTGACGTATGTGCGCGCTTGAGCGCTATTCCACATACCCTACCTTCGCTACTGTAACACACGTGACGACCGCGACACAAGACGCCGTTGCACAGCGCACAACGTGCCGTGGAACTGCGTAAATCCTTATAGTTTAGTTGTGTTGACGCTGGCCGACACGATACCGTGGCTTTTGCACGTTTCAAgcgatttcatttttaatgttgGATGTTGCTTTCCGTTGACACGCGTTACGGATGATCTGAATTAACTGATCTTCGCTTTATTCGGCTCtttttatatattgaaaaactttGCACAGTTACTTTAGGTGTTTATCGCATTAGAATAAGCTTTTCTCTTCTAAGActgttgaaatttcattaaactgtaaaaatactgaattttcttttttttttatactgtaccgagaaattatttttcgtttaactGAACGTTAAGTTGGTGACGGGAATTATTTTAACAGCTGTCTTTTTAATCGCAAGCTATCAACGCTTATCTTTCATGGAATATTATGATTCTGTAAACTATCATGGACCgtaacgaaattatttttctatcttaatattttcatgCTTATATTACGATGCCGTTCAAtcgtttttcaaataaaaagatattgttcggataatttcaattatttacgtCGTTCCGCTAATTTTTTACGAGATTATAATCATCGAAAagaatttgtaatttgaaacGACGCAGTAATTTGAACTTTCCTGATTTGAATATGTGTCAGCGTTTATAGCGCTTGATAGATGCGTAGCGAaaggaaacattaaaatttcgatATAGTATGCACATGTAAATACGTGTTATTTTAAACATGCATCGCATACTTTCTTCTAAACTAAATATATAAGATTCAATGAACCTTACGAATGGGAAAATGTTTCAACTGCCTAAAAGATCATTGACGcgaatttgtttttttcttaGTGGCATTTAAACGGTCTGGCAGTATTGCTGTTAATGAGCGTTGCTGAAATCTGTCTGAATAATGGTCCCTGTACTCTACTGTCGTTCTCTGTTCATTTCACTCTACTTTAAATCGCGCGAGGTCAGCTGTTTCAGGTTTTCACTTTTACCATATCAGTAACGTTATAAATGATTGAGTGCCCTGTTCCTGGAAAATTTCGTAATGTTCGCACGTGTACAGTCATAATGTTTGTACACGAACTGCGCATCATTGAAGAatgttcaattgaaaattaattactccATTTCCATTAACATTCTTTGCTCGTTCTTTTTCCATTAATTATCCGTTTATTGTACAAACATACATACGTATCGCAATTTATACGTTATTATCGatcatattaaacattattataatttgttaaatatatcaTTCGCAAAGAAATTGTCGACAAGAGTTATTttggaaaaatttcaattaaccctGTTTTCACTAATTTCAATGAACTCTATTCGAAATGCCAACTTTCAAAGGTTAAGGGAATTTCGCGAGTGACTGTCATTCCGTTTAGTTTGGCGAACTCTCGACCGCATTGCGAAATTCGTAAGAACCGTTTCTCGATCGTTGAAACAATCGTTTCTGTTCACCGATCCACATGGAAAATCTATTCAATTCCATTTCATACGTATAAATGCAATGGATATCgaactattaataatttgttcattCGCGCGATTACATTATATAACGTATTGTGAAACACGTTACAACAAAGTACATGTATCTTTTATCTCCTTACAATTCACTTCCTCTGGAAGGCTATATTTTTACTGAAATCGTTGAATGTGATTAGCGAATGATAGTTGTACTTCCTTTGACGCAGGATATGCAAATAATAAGATTGTCGTAAGGTATCTTTACcagaaaatagtaaattataaGTAGTCTATATACATAGTTGTAGATACATTTTATTTCCGTCGTGACCTTTATTAATATAGTTTGTGGCAACATTATTTCTCTCTGCatatcattatattacatttctttGCTCGTGAAATATCGCGACTATCAGATTGCTCGTTACATACCGCAACATCTCGGTAGTGATACCTTCACCGAATATTGTCTACGTAGAAATTTGTCCCGTCACGCAAAATCGCGTTGTTTATCATAAAATTGTAGCACTTACGTATCATTACGCTACATTTTAATTGCGAAGACTATTTCACGCTCAAATTCTATCTGTATATCTTACATGGATAAATAGATTTCTAGATAagtgaaattaattacattatttgtatgtaaaaattcggtaatttcatattaagtaatatttaagatcccgatgaaatttattcatattttaatatcttttataaagGGAGGTGATAACGTTTTGGGTTTgttaagaaaatttgtattaatgtaTCATTGTTGTTTATTTCTGTTATCCTCATGTACAATAGTCATTCTAGTCAGTTCAATTTATAAAGAACACTCTTATAGAAGTAGTTTATTTGTGAAAACAAGGCTACAATGTCAACATATAAATGCGCGCGCAAAAATACATGTATTGTCACAGATGATAATACAATGTTGTATTGTATATTCATGTTATCTTGCAATTAGATTGTAAGATAAGCTGATTCTTTTGTTATCACTATTGAATTACGAAGAAAATGTGTATAATTTACTCGGTAGGtaaatgtatacaaatataataatggtCTATACCAAAGATgcattattagaaaattatcttTTAGTTGAATGAACTTGATTTCTTTGTtgtaagtttatttttaaatatttaaataaaactaaaatgtaaaaagttatGAATCAGAACTTACTAATATAATTAAGACggatttatataatacattgtaaaagtattatattaatttttgagtACACTTTGCATTTCGATTTAAATTGCTTTAAACAACTGCGTTGATTTCGTATAAATTTTTCGAGCAGATTAAAAATAGACAACAAAATTTTGCAGTCATAATgccatataatattttatatagctaatgaaaaattgtaatgtttgtATATCTTAACAACGATATGATTTATACTTATTACTattctttttgttattttatacatttatacaatttcctacatatattttcataccgTTTGTTATAAACTTTAAAAACATGTGTGAGAACAAGGAAGACGTAAGAAGAAAACGATCGTCATTTCTTAAAATACATctgtaaataatgttttttttttgagaTTTTGAAATATCACATATTCAATGTGCCTTATTGGTACTATTCGTTTGAAATGTATTAATCTATAAAAAGTCTTGATAAGTatcttaatgaaaaaaattcattatactctatataaacaatttaaagagCTTAACTAAAAGCTCtctaaattaataacatttttcagaaattttagactgaaaaaagtgttaaaaaatgatatcaGTTTTTGTATCGTGAGAAGAAAGGCACTTGTATATAAAATGCATAGTAAGATAAACTGTAAATCTTTAGTTCATTATGGTACCGTATGTTTCATGCGGATATTCATTTCTTCGTTACAGTTTTCCGTCgcataaaaattattctttgcaTATAAATTACACTCACTCGCATACACACAtcatgcatacatacatacatatattcgtACATAGCAGTCTAAGTTATATGGCAGTATTATAATATCATACTTAACGgataatttgataaaatatcaTACTACATTAGTTTCCATTAAATACTTacgaagtacaatattaaaaactagACTAATTTACTGCTGAAGCTTGCTCCTCTGCACGATAGAGTTCATCGTTTGCCGTTTAAATATTAACcagtttaaaatttgtataaaaaacaaaatttaccgTAATGTAATGGTTGTGCTTGCTTTATTCAATATGGATTACCTTCTTCACTTTCCAGcatatgttggatttttgaACGTCGACGTAGCTTGcttataaattggattttctccctattaaaaaatatttataatgaagtaCTTTGCAGTTCATTCTAGTACAATAGGATTTACGAAATTGTTCAAAGTACTTACTGTATCCCATTTGGCCATCATTCTGTCCTTTTCAAATTTAGCAAACTCTCTTCTATCGTGTATAGTTGTTAGTAATTTCCACAAAAGTAGCAGTGCAAGTCCAATTAAAACAATTGCTGCTATTACGCCTAGTACTATGCCCAACATATAAACTTGCGGCGGacattctctttctttctgtgcacgtacttttaaacagtttgttTCGTCATAAtaggaaacaaaattatatttacaatcgtCCTCGTCTATTCCAAAGCATAACTCTTCATTTTTATCAACATCTTGTATAACTATTTCAACTGGCTCCGGAACAAACTCTTTGCAGTTTTTAGCACATTCTTCTTTATCACTAAAGTTTCCAGTACCATACATCTGACACAAGACACAATTTTTCAACTCTTCACAACGACTTGGACAGGTCGGACAATTATTGCAGAATTTTCCAGAATATCGTATATTTCCTTCTTCGTGGCATATACATTCGCCGCACACACAATCTCCCTATAcgaataaatcaatcaaagttACAACTGTATGATATTAGTTAGTaactattaagaaaaatattctataatattttgaCTCTTACATGTCCCGAGCACAATATTCCACTTTTAGTACCACGTGGAATACAAGTTTCATTAGAAGACTTGCAATTGCAGGATGGTCCCGACCAACCACCATGACAGACACATTGTCCACATTCACAAGTTCCATGATCCGAGCACAACACACCTTGATCTCGATCGCATGAGAAATTATCGCACTCACAGAAATGACCTGatattatctataaaaaaaaaatacagtcACATTCAGAAATCAGTTTCAACAactgaaataaaagtaaacttgtatatatatttacttctttaggattttctctttcttcacACTCGCATTGACCACAAGCGCAAGTTCCTCGTCCTGAACAATCTACTAAGGAAGTATTATCAGGTCTACAAGATTGGAAGTGTTTATCGAATCCTGTCATCTCTTGATGAGGACTGCATTCACAGCGTTTTCCAAAGAATCCATCATAACATTCGCAAACACCACATTTTAAAGTTCCTACACCATTACATTCTGCTGATTTTGGTTCATACATAACGCCTTCGCGTTCACATTCACAGTCGCATAACATTTCCAAATTTACTGTGAGAGTTTCATTAATACCAacctgaaaaaatattaataaattaaaatataattcaatttttttggtTTTGATTATATGTgggattatatatatatatatataatgggattattataatatatatatatatgtataattaattaattttttacattatcTAACTGGgccatgtatatatatttattcacttACTGGATAAATGTCAAATTTCTGTTTCCATTCCGATCTATTTTCTGGACAACTTGTAACTTCAATTTCTGCAATAAATTCCACCTGTGTCCCAACTTTTAGCCCATCACATTTTGATGTCTCAATAAGGGGCCCCGTGCCTAAACATCTcgagaaatattttacttttatggCACTACTGGCTGTATCCTTCATTTCAACAGAACTTGAGATTGCATCATATTGTTCTCGAATTAATTCTACAACATTGCTTGAATCATCGGATAATTTGCCAGCAAAAGATCCTTCCACATGATTAGTTAGccttttgtatatgtttatctgTTCTTCAGTAACAGCCCATATAACATTAATAGCGTTTTGTTTGACTTTTAAgttaatttgagaaatacttGGATAGTCTTGTAAAGAAGAATGCGTGTAGAGTCCAGTGCCATCTAAATGACATTCACCGtcatttggttttataattCCACCCAATTTTCCATCTCCTGCATAATGAAAACCAGCATCCGTAGAAAATACCAAAAGTCTACGAGCTTTTTCACGCCAACCAATTTGTCTTCTACAAACAATAGCTTGCATAATTGCATCAAATCCTCCTTCCGGTGCATCTAAGTTACCAGATACTGAAGCATTACGCACCAAGCTCTGcatatataaaacaagtaaatatgaatttgtaaaaccaaaaaaaaatatggagaattgaattttgaaatacgTACTGCAAAATGACTAGTGTCTTGAGACAATGTCATAATGTTTTTATAACCATATGGTGCTGCACATCCATCACATGGTTCTATTAACCTGTAATATAAAaggttataatttattattaaattatacatataaaataagtatgtacaaaattataatgtttaaaaacttACGACTTTGGCATTGTATTTACGTAAGGCATTACAACCTTATCAACAAAACTGCCAAAGCCTAATCTGAAATTACTTGTAATTTTACTCATACTTTCTACTAAAAGTTGACCTAAATCtgataattttttcttatcgtcTTCCATAGATTTACTCAGATCCATAAGATAATACAGATCAACAGGATAATCTTCGGCTTGTGAATAGGCAAAATTCATTCTGTATGCTTCatctaaaaatacattttattaaaaattataaactatctttctttaaaatttgttaagatttttaagtaaattataacAACTTACttattctaagttttaaattaACTTCTTGAGGCCAAATTTGTACAGCTTCTTGCCTTTTACTGCTACTGCTGCTACTACTTTCTTTAGTTGATTGTGAACTAGAGCTAAATGAGCTAGAATTGGAGTACGAATACTCATAACTACTGGTACCACTGCTACTATAGCCACCCTTTGTTAAATTGCGATGTTTCATCATACTGAAAACATTATCCGGGTTCCATGTGTATTCTGCCGGACATGTTGCAAATATTTTGGTATTTATATTTGGTAGAAAACACCGCTTTTCAGAGAATTTCTAGGAAAAAATAaagtatgtgaaatatatatGCAAAGACTagttgtataaataaaaaaaaataataaacaagcaTGCTACATacctattttctctttttttatgtacagaattattttttaaaaatacaaataatatgcagcctaataaatatttacagataGCTCGCAATTTATTTATggtatttataattgtaaaacTTACTGGCGCAGCACACCAAGCACAATGAGGTGTCTGAATGCATTCATGACAGGTTTGTTTACTGATGCAGGGATTCATTCCTGTCAGTCTCTGTGGTGGTGGATAATTTGCGTTTGCTAACGATATAACTATCGCTAGTGTTAGAATCCATCCTGAGCTGCCAAGCATTCTAAatgtatatgaaaaataatttaatattt includes the following:
- the LOC116429573 gene encoding tRNA (guanine(9)-N(1))-methyltransferase Trmt10A isoform X1, which codes for MENEKNTNNSGKTESDEQGINIPDCEDCHNVDKKCSMLNTNMSKRQLKKIKRREKWLERKSEKRLKEREKARQKRAYARANNISLGPSRKALKKSTMADSSCKIEVSIDMSFDDLMIDKDIAKLTKQILRCYTLNRRALAPMQFSVTGFNGTSRTHMQKHNGYQHWDVKFYVETYLDIYPKEKIIYLTSESENVINHLEHDCVYVIGGLVDHNSHKGLCHKVAKQAGVRHGRLPLDKFLEMKARKVLTVDHVFEILLRVSEGETWQEAFLQVLPERKNAQPILSSKESESALNICEKETNDETTEHISILEKDKNTLDIHKEENIFYVNSTVETNTEAIDNNTSNSCT
- the LOC116429573 gene encoding tRNA (guanine(9)-N(1))-methyltransferase Trmt10A isoform X2 encodes the protein MENEKNTNNSGKTESDEQGINIPDCEDCHNVDKKCSMLNTNMSKRQLKKIKRREKWLERKSEKRLKEREKARQKRAYARANNISLGPSRKALKKSTMADSSCKIEVSIDMSFDDLMIDKDIAKLTKQILRCYTLNRRALAPMQFSVTGFNGTSRTHMQKHNGYQHWDGLCHKVAKQAGVRHGRLPLDKFLEMKARKVLTVDHVFEILLRVSEGETWQEAFLQVLPERKNAQPILSSKESESALNICEKETNDETTEHISILEKDKNTLDIHKEENIFYVNSTVETNTEAIDNNTSNSCT
- the LOC116429576 gene encoding uncharacterized protein LOC116429576, producing the protein MERLSRVACYFRWMRNTTPHDISEPIAEDDGKTVEVERCKNVGCNFEASKRLCNILESILLWENSVNSISVVIVFNILFWGIIVLEVRGFAAASSAALVIVLCYSTLEAHVQKENKAPNTTISCAKIEQIEKIGKKVKSAIYSLKQLRKDQPGVFCTAVCSLSLCLWIIGRTINGVLLAYTICMSILLGPALLLKLPNKMLSHKEWDSEIEEFLPAVTEDNLQVLTRAGESGDQSPTPTSVLSDAQNEFFNDDDLMGLKMPSHEDGSTDGVEVSELELSVEETEMDGSKFQNGHFEKGSSSEGEAELEPLSRKSISHSDESGSEFEIIDSQDVDDLDIA
- the mys gene encoding position-specific antigen beta subunit myospheroid, with amino-acid sequence MLGSSGWILTLAIVISLANANYPPPQRLTGMNPCISKQTCHECIQTPHCAWCAAPKFSEKRCFLPNINTKIFATCPAEYTWNPDNVFSMMKHRNLTKGGYSSSGTSSYEYSYSNSSSFSSSSQSTKESSSSSSSKRQEAVQIWPQEVNLKLRINEAYRMNFAYSQAEDYPVDLYYLMDLSKSMEDDKKKLSDLGQLLVESMSKITSNFRLGFGSFVDKVVMPYVNTMPKSLIEPCDGCAAPYGYKNIMTLSQDTSHFASLVRNASVSGNLDAPEGGFDAIMQAIVCRRQIGWREKARRLLVFSTDAGFHYAGDGKLGGIIKPNDGECHLDGTGLYTHSSLQDYPSISQINLKVKQNAINVIWAVTEEQINIYKRLTNHVEGSFAGKLSDDSSNVVELIREQYDAISSSVEMKDTASSAIKVKYFSRCLGTGPLIETSKCDGLKVGTQVEFIAEIEVTSCPENRSEWKQKFDIYPVGINETLTVNLEMLCDCECEREGVMYEPKSAECNGVGTLKCGVCECYDGFFGKRCECSPHQEMTGFDKHFQSCRPDNTSLVDCSGRGTCACGQCECEERENPKEIISGHFCECDNFSCDRDQGVLCSDHGTCECGQCVCHGGWSGPSCNCKSSNETCIPRGTKSGILCSGHGDCVCGECICHEEGNIRYSGKFCNNCPTCPSRCEELKNCVLCQMYGTGNFSDKEECAKNCKEFVPEPVEIVIQDVDKNEELCFGIDEDDCKYNFVSYYDETNCLKVRAQKERECPPQVYMLGIVLGVIAAIVLIGLALLLLWKLLTTIHDRREFAKFEKDRMMAKWDTGENPIYKQATSTFKNPTYAGK